One Rosa chinensis cultivar Old Blush chromosome 3, RchiOBHm-V2, whole genome shotgun sequence DNA window includes the following coding sequences:
- the LOC112192746 gene encoding ubiquitin-conjugating enzyme E2 22 translates to MATNENLPPNVIKQLAKELKSLDESPPEGIKVCVNDDDFSIIFADIEGPAGTPYENGVFRMKLLLSHDFPHSPPKGYFLTRIFHPNIANNGEICVNTLKKDWNPSLGLRHVLIVVRCLLIEPFPESALNEQAGKMLLENYEEYARHARLYTGIHAKPKPKFKTGAISESTTALNVDQSNTSALNADQKITAGGPALPLPSPSPTPSPSVLVPVTVTARGLGQDQPAVVAAAVETRVGGAAPSTVASSTTLKKEAGLIKAQAEKKKIDARKKSLKRL, encoded by the exons ATG GCTACTAACGAAAATCTGCCACCAAACGTGATCAAGCAACTTGCAAAGGAATTGAAGAGTCTTGACGAATCCCCTCCTGAAGGCATTAAAGTTTGCGTGAATGATGACgacttttcaatcatatttgCTGATATTGAAGGGCCAG CTGGCACTCCTTACGAGAATGGTGTTTTTCGCATGAAGTTGTTGTTATCTCATGACTTTCCACACTCTCCCCCCAAAG GTTACTTTCTGACTAGGATTTTCCATCCAAACATTGCAAATAATGGTGAGATTTGTGTGAATACGTTAAAAAAAGATTGGAATCCAAGTCTTGGATTACGACATGTTCTCATT GTGGTTAGATGTCTGTTGATTGAACCATTTCCAGAATCAGCCTTAAATGAACAAGCAGGGAAGATGCTGCTTGAGAATTATGAGGAATATGCAAGACATGCCAG GCTTTATACCGGAATACATGCCAAGCCAAAACCCAAGTTTAAAACAGGAGCTATTTCTGAGTCTACTACTGCACTGAATGTTGACCAATCTAACACCTCGGCACTTAATGCTGATCAAAAGATCACAGCAGGTGGTCCTGCTTTGCCACtgccatccccatccccaaccccaTCCCCATCCGTACTGGTCCCTGTGACAGTCACTGCAAGAGGACTTGGCCAGGATCAGCCGGCTGTTGTAGCTGCTGCAGTGGAGACGAGAGTTGGTGGGGCTGCTCCATCAACTGTAGCAAGTAGTACGACACTGAAAAAGGAAGCTGGCTTGATAAAAGCacaggcagaaaagaagaaaatcgaTGCAAGAAAGAAAAGTCTGAAGAGATTATGA
- the LOC112192747 gene encoding dihydrofolate reductase — MERQKDTKMKILCLHGFRTSGSFLQKQISKWDASILSQFDMEFPDGKFPAGGKSDIEGIFPPPYFEWFQFDKDFMEYTNLEACISYLCDYITSKGPFDGLLGFSQGATLSGLLLGYQAQGKLLKEHPAFKFFISISGSKFRKPSICEIAYKDRIKVKSVHLIGDKDWLKLPSEELASEFHNPLIIRHPQGHTVPRLDEVATEQLREWTKTIIQSNTGTSPPPPSDSNHELKNGEAKSPVVAASCNKVQTGQLGTSGVLNTEKTEREVEAVQA, encoded by the exons ATGGAAAGGCAGAAAGATACGAAGATGAAGATTCTATGCCTCCATGGATTTAGAACCAGTGGGAGCTTCCTGCAAAAGCAAATTAGCAAATGGGATGCTTCTATCCTTTCTCAGTTTGACATG GAGTTTCCAGATGGGAAGTTTCCTGCTGGAGGAAAATCTGACATAGAAGGCATCTTCCCACCTCCTTATTTTGAGTGGTTCCAATTTGACAAG GACTTCATGGAGTACACAAACTTGGAAGCATGCATCTCTTATTTATGTGATTACATAACAAGCAAAGGCCCCTTTGATGGTTTGCTTGGTTTCTCTCAg GGTGCGACACTATCAGGACTCTTGTTAGGCTACCAAGCTCAG GGAAAATTGTTGAAGGAGCATCCAGCTTTCAAATTTTTCATATCGATATCAGGATCAAAGTTCCGAAAGCCAAGTATCTGTGAGATTGCCTACAAAGACAGAATCAAGGTCAAATCTGTCCACTTGATAGGAGACAAAGATTGGTTAAAACTACCTTCTGAGGAGCTTGCTTCTGAATTTCACAACCCCCTCATCATAAGGCACCCACAAGGGCATACTGTCCCAAGGCTAG ATGAAGTAGCCACCGAACAATTACGTGAGTGGACTAAGACAATCATCCAATCCAATACTGgtacttctcctcctcctccttcagaTAGTAATCATGAACTGAAAAATGGAGAAGCCAAAAGTCCAGTAGTTGCAGCATCATGTAATAAGGTACAAACCGGGCAGCTGGGGACAAGTGGAGTACTTAACACagagaaaacagagagagaagtCGAGGCAGTCCAAGCATAA